Proteins encoded in a region of the Myxococcales bacterium genome:
- a CDS encoding glycoside hydrolase family 130 protein: MKLEIVGHALPNIPWQARAAGDSDLLWRYDANPIIGRRPLPHVTGIYNSAVVPWQGEFVGVFRTEGMDRIPRLHVGRSPDGLKFTFEPKPIEFRCDDPEIGKQEYAYDPRVTEIDGVHYITWCNGYHGPTIGVARTTDFVNFEQLENAFLPYNRNGVLFPRKVNGKFLMLSRPSDTGHTPFGDIFTSESPDLVHWGRHRHVISRGWPWFQGTKIGAGPSPIETSEGWLLIYHAVTTTCNGFVYSISGMLLDLEQPWKVVASAKQALLCPEAPYEVAGFVPGVCFPVGCLCDSETGRLAIYYGAADTVSAVCFGHVEEIVRFIQDHPLGK, encoded by the coding sequence ATGAAGCTCGAGATCGTCGGTCACGCTCTCCCCAACATTCCCTGGCAAGCCCGCGCCGCGGGCGACTCGGACCTGCTCTGGCGCTACGACGCAAACCCGATCATCGGCCGGAGGCCCCTTCCGCACGTGACGGGCATCTACAACAGCGCGGTCGTGCCGTGGCAGGGCGAGTTCGTGGGTGTCTTCCGCACGGAGGGCATGGACCGTATCCCCCGCCTGCACGTGGGCCGGAGCCCGGACGGGCTCAAGTTCACCTTCGAGCCCAAGCCGATCGAGTTTCGGTGCGACGATCCCGAGATCGGCAAGCAGGAGTATGCCTACGATCCCAGGGTCACCGAGATCGACGGCGTGCACTACATCACCTGGTGCAACGGCTATCACGGCCCCACGATCGGCGTGGCCCGCACGACCGACTTCGTGAATTTCGAGCAGCTCGAGAACGCCTTCCTGCCGTACAACCGCAACGGCGTGCTGTTCCCCCGAAAGGTGAATGGCAAGTTTCTCATGCTCAGTCGCCCCTCCGACACCGGCCACACCCCCTTCGGCGACATCTTCACGAGCGAGAGCCCCGACCTCGTGCACTGGGGCAGGCACCGTCACGTCATCAGCCGCGGCTGGCCCTGGTTTCAGGGCACAAAAATCGGCGCAGGCCCCTCGCCCATCGAGACCAGCGAGGGCTGGCTGCTCATCTATCACGCGGTCACCACCACGTGTAACGGGTTCGTCTATTCGATAAGCGGGATGTTGCTCGACCTCGAGCAGCCCTGGAAGGTCGTCGCCTCGGCCAAGCAGGCGCTGCTCTGCCCGGAGGCCCCCTACGAGGTCGCCGGCTTCGTTCCGGGTGTGTGCTTCCCGGTGGGCTGTCTGTGCGACAGCGAGACGGGGCGGCTCGCGATTTACTACGGAGCGGCCGATACGGTGTCGGCGGTGTGCTTCGGTCACGTCGAAGAGATCGTGCGCTTCATCCAGGACCACCCCCTCGGGAAATAG
- a CDS encoding glycosyltransferase: MKSERSPAVHASPKDASASHMGQPSRVRASVVIPTYNRKAPLARLLESLARQTLRREELEVVVVDDGSDEDATAVVAPFADALQVSVLRQENAGVAVARQNGVLRAVGPVIVFLDDDMRVREDFVARHLAVHEEGPGRVVMGELTPDPGIHEMPLFERFYAHILSRKAREISVTGTFEGHDVYTGNLSLPRELFLRVGGFDPAFWLEDAELGVRLEQAGARFVFSRAAAAVHGSDHTSLERWLARNVKDGRDWVRLMRRHPAALRASPWRHLTAANPLARPFFAAALAFPDGAPVLARLVYRGAQGAEAVGLDRVAVAATTVVYGVQYFVGVRRETGTLRDVLRAYLAYRGALRARCGARAA, encoded by the coding sequence ATGAAGTCCGAGCGTTCCCCCGCGGTCCACGCGAGCCCGAAGGACGCGAGCGCGTCGCACATGGGCCAGCCGTCGCGCGTGCGCGCTTCGGTCGTTATCCCCACCTACAACCGCAAGGCGCCGCTGGCTCGTCTGCTGGAGAGCCTCGCGAGGCAGACGCTCCGCCGCGAAGAGCTCGAGGTCGTCGTGGTCGACGACGGGTCCGACGAGGACGCCACCGCGGTCGTCGCTCCCTTCGCCGACGCGCTTCAGGTGTCGGTGCTGCGCCAGGAGAACGCCGGCGTCGCCGTGGCGCGACAGAATGGGGTGCTCCGGGCCGTGGGCCCCGTGATTGTCTTTCTCGACGACGACATGCGCGTGCGCGAAGACTTCGTCGCGCGGCACCTCGCCGTGCACGAGGAGGGGCCCGGGCGCGTCGTGATGGGGGAGCTGACGCCCGATCCGGGCATCCATGAAATGCCGCTCTTCGAGCGGTTCTACGCGCACATCCTCTCGCGCAAGGCCAGAGAGATCTCCGTGACCGGGACCTTCGAGGGGCACGACGTCTACACCGGCAACCTCTCGCTTCCGCGGGAGCTCTTCTTGCGGGTTGGGGGCTTCGACCCCGCGTTCTGGCTGGAGGACGCGGAGCTTGGCGTGCGGCTCGAGCAGGCTGGCGCGCGCTTCGTCTTCTCGCGCGCGGCCGCGGCCGTCCATGGGTCGGACCACACGTCGCTCGAGCGATGGCTCGCGCGAAACGTCAAGGACGGTCGGGATTGGGTGAGGCTGATGCGAAGGCACCCCGCCGCGCTGCGCGCGAGCCCATGGCGCCACCTGACGGCCGCGAACCCCCTCGCTCGCCCCTTCTTCGCGGCCGCGCTCGCGTTCCCCGACGGCGCGCCTGTCCTCGCGCGGCTGGTCTATCGCGGAGCGCAGGGGGCCGAAGCCGTGGGGCTCGACCGCGTCGCCGTGGCCGCCACAACCGTCGTCTACGGCGTCCAGTACTTCGTCGGCGTGCGACGAGAGACAGGCACTCTCCGCGACGTCCTAAGGGCCTACCTCGCGTATCGCGGGGCGCTCCGCGCGCGTTGCGGCGCGCGAGCCGCGTGA
- a CDS encoding glycosyltransferase — protein MSGLVTVLGAAALALVAPGAVYLAALTAAAASPTRREGDQARRGQPGDGGGGAPVRVVIVVPAHDESKGILRTLRRLQAEVVDDAQARIVVVADNCSDDTAAVALSAGVDVLERTDPAHRGKGPALAFGFAACRDADWLVVVDADTDVEPGFLATMRRAMVAGADALQCRYVVRDAAGSHRAALADVAAGAWNVVRPRGRAALGLSVGILGNGFALSRRTLQAVPYTASSIVEDVEYHQLLVRAGLRVRWVDDATVRGDVPSGRASAGQQRARWEGGRLRLLVDRAPSLLRRALTQHWRLLDPLLDLCLLPLAWHVALLLVAALCGSWVVRGLSLAGLGVVALHVLLALVVMPARRPHLVALLGVPFYVVWKLCLTGATWRAAARDAAWVRTPRDR, from the coding sequence GTGAGCGGGCTCGTCACGGTGCTCGGTGCCGCGGCCCTGGCGCTCGTGGCGCCCGGCGCGGTGTATCTCGCCGCGCTCACCGCGGCAGCCGCCTCCCCCACGCGACGTGAGGGCGACCAAGCTCGTCGCGGGCAGCCTGGGGACGGCGGCGGCGGCGCGCCGGTGCGAGTCGTGATCGTGGTACCTGCGCACGACGAGTCGAAGGGAATTCTCCGCACCCTCCGGCGCCTGCAGGCCGAGGTCGTCGACGACGCGCAGGCCCGCATCGTGGTGGTCGCCGACAACTGCTCCGACGACACCGCCGCCGTGGCACTCTCGGCCGGCGTCGACGTCCTCGAGCGGACCGATCCGGCGCATCGAGGCAAGGGCCCCGCGCTCGCATTTGGCTTCGCCGCGTGTCGGGACGCCGACTGGCTCGTCGTCGTCGACGCAGACACCGACGTGGAGCCCGGATTTCTCGCCACGATGCGACGCGCCATGGTGGCCGGCGCTGACGCGCTCCAGTGCCGCTACGTGGTGCGCGACGCCGCAGGGAGCCACCGCGCGGCCCTGGCCGACGTCGCCGCGGGCGCATGGAACGTCGTTCGACCGCGCGGCCGCGCGGCGCTCGGCCTCTCCGTCGGGATCCTCGGAAACGGTTTCGCGCTCTCGCGGCGCACCCTGCAGGCCGTACCCTACACCGCGAGCTCGATCGTCGAGGACGTCGAGTACCATCAGCTCCTCGTACGCGCCGGGCTGCGGGTGCGCTGGGTGGACGACGCCACGGTGCGCGGTGACGTGCCAAGCGGGCGAGCCTCCGCCGGTCAGCAGCGCGCGCGCTGGGAGGGAGGACGGTTGCGCCTCCTCGTCGACCGCGCACCGTCGCTGCTGCGGCGGGCTCTCACGCAGCATTGGCGGCTGCTCGACCCCCTCCTCGATCTCTGTCTCCTGCCCCTGGCCTGGCACGTCGCGCTGCTGCTGGTCGCCGCGCTCTGCGGCTCGTGGGTCGTGCGTGGGCTGTCGCTCGCAGGGCTAGGCGTGGTGGCGCTTCACGTGCTCCTGGCGCTGGTCGTCATGCCCGCGCGGCGCCCCCACCTGGTGGCGCTCCTCGGGGTTCCGTTCTACGTGGTGTGGAAGCTGTGCCTCACGGGCGCGACGTGGCGCGCTGCCGCCCGCGACGCGGCCTGGGTGCGCACACCGCGCGACCGCTGA
- a CDS encoding polysaccharide deacetylase family protein, with the protein MTTAISRSRWVAKKVARRGLALGASWARRLSPPRGPSAARVVTYHRFGDLQRDPFAVSARDFERHVAHLAGAGLAVSLSEIERFVAGQTDLRDGSVLVTIDDGFESLLRVAAPILARHGVPAVAFVAAGRIGTGHPADVPERFLTFDELSRVEAHGVEIASHGLTHRSLGALGLAAAREEALRSRELLESTLGHAVTALAYPYGMRGDHTPETRAILCEAGYRVAFTAEHGPVRAGDDALTLTRVKVEGGDPDWLFPALCRGAMDGWRHVEGAIATTGRVLARGAP; encoded by the coding sequence GTGACGACCGCGATCTCGAGGAGCCGCTGGGTCGCGAAGAAGGTCGCCCGCCGTGGGCTCGCGCTGGGCGCCTCGTGGGCTCGCCGACTCTCGCCGCCGCGCGGGCCGTCTGCGGCCCGCGTCGTCACATACCACCGCTTCGGCGATCTCCAGCGTGACCCGTTCGCGGTGAGCGCCCGCGACTTCGAGCGGCACGTGGCGCATCTTGCCGGGGCGGGGCTCGCGGTCTCGCTCTCGGAGATCGAGCGGTTCGTGGCGGGGCAGACAGACCTCCGCGACGGCTCGGTCCTCGTGACCATCGACGATGGCTTCGAGAGCCTCCTGCGCGTGGCCGCGCCGATCCTCGCTCGTCACGGAGTGCCGGCCGTCGCCTTCGTCGCCGCCGGCCGGATCGGCACCGGACACCCCGCGGACGTCCCCGAGCGCTTCCTCACGTTCGACGAGCTCTCCAGGGTCGAGGCCCACGGCGTCGAGATCGCGTCGCACGGGCTCACCCATCGATCGCTCGGCGCGCTCGGACTCGCCGCCGCGCGCGAAGAGGCGCTCCGCTCGCGCGAGCTCCTCGAGTCGACACTCGGGCATGCGGTGACCGCGCTCGCGTATCCCTACGGGATGCGCGGGGACCATACGCCCGAGACGCGCGCCATCCTTTGCGAAGCTGGCTATCGCGTGGCCTTCACGGCGGAGCACGGTCCCGTTCGCGCGGGCGACGACGCGCTCACCCTCACGCGCGTGAAGGTCGAGGGAGGAGACCCCGACTGGCTCTTTCCAGCGCTCTGCCGAGGCGCCATGGACGGCTGGCGCCACGTCGAGGGCGCCATCGCGACAACGGGCCGAGTCCTCGCGCGAGGGGCCCCGTGA
- a CDS encoding WecB/TagA/CpsF family glycosyltransferase, with protein MNITDLTLVEAIDLLHERIRVRSNSRRAWRVYFANANTLNCACDDPDFRDVLNSADHVFGDGTGVRWAARARGVHLRGNVNGTDLVPALFAAFAGRGYRFFLLGSTPELIGRASLRAEALFPGWTLAGAHHGYLSEQETADLVRHINEARPDVLLVGMGHPVQERWIKEHAHELDVPVCMAVGGLFEYWGGHLARAPLWMRKLGMEWVHIMLQQPHKMRRYLMGNPRFLARVAMDTLHQWRAKLERWLP; from the coding sequence GTGAACATCACCGACCTCACGCTGGTCGAGGCGATCGACCTCCTGCACGAGCGGATTCGCGTGCGCTCCAACTCGCGGCGGGCGTGGCGCGTCTACTTCGCGAACGCAAACACTCTGAACTGCGCGTGCGACGATCCGGACTTCCGTGACGTCTTGAACAGCGCCGATCACGTCTTCGGTGACGGCACCGGCGTGCGGTGGGCCGCCCGCGCGAGGGGAGTTCACCTCCGCGGCAACGTCAACGGCACGGACCTCGTCCCCGCGTTGTTCGCGGCGTTCGCCGGGCGGGGCTATCGGTTCTTCCTGCTCGGTTCGACACCGGAGCTCATCGGCCGCGCCTCGCTCCGCGCGGAGGCGCTCTTCCCGGGCTGGACGCTCGCGGGAGCCCACCACGGCTACCTGTCCGAGCAAGAGACGGCGGACCTCGTGCGCCACATCAACGAGGCTCGCCCCGACGTGCTGCTCGTGGGCATGGGGCACCCCGTTCAAGAGCGATGGATCAAGGAGCACGCGCACGAGCTGGACGTGCCGGTGTGCATGGCGGTGGGGGGCCTCTTCGAGTACTGGGGGGGACACCTCGCGCGCGCGCCGCTCTGGATGCGTAAGCTCGGGATGGAGTGGGTCCACATCATGCTCCAGCAGCCCCACAAGATGCGGCGTTACCTGATGGGGAACCCGAGGTTTCTCGCGCGGGTCGCGATGGACACGCTCCACCAGTGGCGAGCCAAGCTCGAGAGGTGGCTGCCGTGA
- a CDS encoding right-handed parallel beta-helix repeat-containing protein has product MKQLPLLVTTLLLAACSAAKTTDSAPPTPQPAPASDAGADATADGGADPCLGATPRTVRLDPKTATTREVQTAFVSARPGDVIELGEGTFKLDNTLSLSASCVTVRGAGREKTILDFATQAAGSDGLYGDHTSRLVLEGFSVRDARGNAIKVLGGEDLVFRGLGTSWTGPDPSKHGAYGLYPIQSKRVLIEDCVATDASDSGIYVGQSSHVVVRRNRAERNVAGIEIENTFFADVYENVATGNTAGILVFDLPGLPQVGGHSVRVFKNELRANNTKNFAPKGNTVGIVPAGVGFFVMANHDVEVFENTFTDNVTFHSAVVSYFVTQLPINDPKYDPYPSRVYLHDNKYVGGGDAPDSSNELGQLLLFNQSDFPGKIMSRVMYDGVVDDKRPASANPMEICVKASAEATFANVHLDTMKGLDFTPTFDAEKHACTAPVLAPVTWPGLK; this is encoded by the coding sequence ATGAAGCAGCTCCCCCTCCTCGTCACGACGCTCCTCCTCGCGGCCTGCTCGGCGGCCAAGACCACCGACTCCGCGCCACCCACGCCCCAGCCCGCGCCCGCGAGCGACGCGGGCGCCGACGCCACGGCGGACGGCGGGGCGGATCCGTGTCTGGGCGCGACGCCGCGCACCGTGCGCCTCGACCCGAAGACGGCCACGACCCGCGAGGTGCAGACCGCCTTCGTGAGCGCGCGCCCCGGCGACGTGATCGAGCTCGGCGAGGGCACGTTCAAGCTCGACAACACCCTCTCGCTCTCTGCGAGCTGCGTGACCGTGCGCGGCGCCGGGCGGGAGAAGACGATCCTCGACTTCGCGACGCAGGCCGCCGGGAGCGACGGCCTCTACGGGGATCACACGAGCCGCCTCGTGCTCGAGGGCTTCTCGGTGCGCGACGCGCGCGGCAACGCCATCAAGGTGCTGGGCGGGGAGGACCTCGTGTTCCGCGGACTCGGCACGTCCTGGACGGGCCCCGACCCCAGCAAGCACGGCGCGTATGGCCTCTATCCCATCCAGAGCAAGCGCGTGCTCATCGAGGACTGCGTCGCCACCGACGCGAGCGACTCGGGCATCTACGTGGGGCAGTCGTCCCACGTGGTCGTGCGCCGCAACCGCGCCGAGAGAAACGTGGCCGGCATCGAGATCGAGAACACCTTCTTCGCCGACGTGTACGAGAACGTCGCCACCGGCAACACCGCCGGAATCCTGGTGTTCGATCTGCCCGGCCTCCCGCAGGTCGGCGGCCACTCGGTGCGGGTCTTCAAGAACGAGCTCCGCGCCAACAACACCAAGAACTTCGCCCCGAAGGGCAACACTGTGGGCATCGTCCCTGCCGGCGTCGGCTTCTTCGTGATGGCCAATCACGACGTCGAGGTGTTCGAGAACACGTTCACCGACAACGTCACGTTCCACTCCGCGGTCGTCAGCTATTTCGTCACGCAGCTGCCCATCAACGACCCGAAGTACGACCCCTATCCCTCGCGCGTGTACCTCCACGACAACAAGTACGTGGGCGGCGGTGACGCGCCCGATTCGTCGAACGAGCTCGGGCAGCTCCTCCTGTTCAACCAGTCGGACTTCCCGGGAAAGATCATGTCGCGGGTCATGTACGACGGCGTCGTGGACGACAAGCGCCCCGCCTCGGCGAACCCGATGGAGATCTGCGTGAAGGCGAGCGCCGAGGCCACGTTCGCGAACGTCCACCTCGACACGATGAAGGGCCTCGACTTCACGCCCACGTTCGACGCCGAGAAGCACGCCTGCACCGCGCCGGTCCTCGCGCCCGTGACCTGGCCGGGGCTGAAGTGA
- a CDS encoding alkaline phosphatase family protein: MRRALYHPLAWFLGGAAYGLLAAIRLELLEPAWAPLVVMACTGFAFLVPALLALLGRLALHTLARRLGRTSTTFATSGLSPSASLVASLGSLALFWTVLFVVGDLVVSLAYRHESPGALLAARSLGALGAGALAWWLARRAALRAPRDGLPRARAIALGVGVLGLVAFGAARITAPPLPPPRPTVPAPPELAIRDTGLRVLLIGLDAATWKVVTPMAVAGELPAIASLEARGATSTVHAPPPRLSPVNWTTILTGRPEQEHGIHDYVHVALPGVPSFPFENMLRDRALLPFAFATLGEQQLGLAVGNPPPSTAVRTRALPHMLAAGNRSSLVLGMPCTWPVEPLPGLVVSNRYMPGEFDTFGHEGPPPGRLHPPDAEASLSALRVDSGGDPAPMLRKLGIVDDASIAELATWRYTRLNHLPMRLMADIHDSDETFFDVLEARWPSGEFGFGAALVNGIDVFTHAFWEERYPEEFGHPKSQHPEWGKLIGAYHRLVDARLGALLARLDPRTVVFVLSDHGMEASPGNLVWPGWHSEEGIFMAAGAPIRRGARVERVDFLDVAPTVLHLLGYPVPRDLKGRVLEEILEPEFLARFPVRSIASYE; this comes from the coding sequence GTGAGGCGCGCTCTCTACCACCCGCTCGCGTGGTTCCTTGGAGGAGCAGCGTACGGCCTCCTCGCCGCCATACGCCTCGAGCTCCTGGAGCCGGCCTGGGCCCCGCTCGTCGTCATGGCGTGCACGGGGTTCGCCTTCCTGGTGCCCGCGCTCCTCGCGCTCCTCGGCCGCCTCGCGCTCCACACGCTCGCGCGACGCCTCGGCCGAACGTCGACGACCTTCGCGACGAGCGGCTTGTCGCCGTCCGCGTCGCTCGTCGCGTCCCTCGGAAGTCTCGCTCTCTTCTGGACCGTCCTCTTCGTCGTCGGCGATCTTGTGGTCTCGCTCGCCTACCGCCACGAGTCGCCTGGCGCGCTCCTCGCCGCCCGATCGCTCGGGGCGCTCGGGGCGGGCGCGCTGGCTTGGTGGCTCGCTCGTCGCGCGGCTCTCCGAGCTCCGCGCGACGGGCTCCCTCGCGCCCGGGCGATCGCGCTCGGCGTCGGCGTCCTTGGGCTCGTCGCCTTTGGGGCAGCCCGGATCACGGCGCCCCCGCTCCCGCCTCCGCGCCCGACCGTCCCGGCGCCGCCCGAGCTCGCGATCCGAGATACCGGCCTCCGCGTGCTCCTCATCGGGCTCGACGCGGCCACGTGGAAGGTCGTCACCCCGATGGCTGTGGCGGGCGAGCTCCCTGCGATCGCCTCGCTCGAGGCACGTGGGGCCACGAGCACGGTGCACGCGCCCCCGCCGCGCCTCTCGCCCGTCAACTGGACTACGATCCTCACCGGGCGCCCCGAGCAGGAGCACGGGATCCACGACTACGTGCACGTGGCGCTGCCCGGGGTTCCGTCGTTCCCCTTCGAGAACATGCTGCGCGACAGGGCGCTCCTCCCATTCGCCTTCGCGACCCTCGGGGAGCAGCAGCTCGGCCTCGCCGTAGGCAACCCGCCCCCCAGCACGGCGGTGCGCACCCGCGCCCTCCCGCACATGCTCGCGGCTGGCAACCGTTCGTCCCTCGTGCTCGGAATGCCGTGCACCTGGCCGGTTGAGCCCCTCCCAGGTCTCGTGGTCTCGAACCGCTACATGCCCGGCGAATTCGACACCTTCGGGCACGAGGGGCCGCCGCCGGGGCGCCTGCATCCGCCCGACGCCGAGGCCTCGCTGTCCGCGCTCCGCGTGGACTCGGGCGGCGACCCCGCCCCCATGCTGCGCAAGCTCGGTATCGTCGACGACGCGAGCATCGCGGAGCTCGCCACGTGGCGTTACACGCGGCTGAACCACCTGCCGATGAGGCTCATGGCGGACATCCACGACTCCGACGAGACCTTCTTCGACGTGCTCGAGGCGCGCTGGCCGAGCGGTGAGTTCGGCTTCGGAGCGGCGCTCGTGAATGGCATCGACGTCTTCACTCACGCGTTCTGGGAAGAGCGTTATCCCGAGGAGTTCGGACACCCGAAGAGCCAGCACCCGGAGTGGGGCAAGCTCATCGGCGCCTACCATCGACTGGTCGACGCGCGCCTCGGCGCGCTGCTCGCGCGCCTCGATCCGCGCACGGTGGTGTTCGTCCTCTCCGACCACGGCATGGAGGCGAGCCCGGGCAACCTCGTGTGGCCCGGCTGGCACTCCGAGGAGGGGATCTTCATGGCCGCGGGCGCGCCCATTCGCCGCGGCGCTCGCGTCGAGAGGGTCGACTTCTTGGACGTCGCCCCGACCGTGCTCCACCTGCTCGGATACCCGGTCCCGAGGGATCTCAAGGGGCGCGTGCTCGAAGAGATCCTGGAGCCCGAGTTCTTGGCGCGCTTCCCGGTGCGCTCCATCGCGAGCTACGAGTGA
- a CDS encoding glycosyltransferase family 1 protein, whose product MKILLASVGTYGDVGPLVSYGRELRKSGHEVCLCTTAEWSALAERHGLDTLPLPTSVSRMLASNADVMGSPLRATPRLLRDLCSLSESMFDPLRAVAARFDRIVGSGAQLAGVTVAEGIGLPYVHLLHAPSWFPSGRHTPPAFPFQSASPTVNAALWRLFTAAFHRATSSVVNRQRATFGLRPVADVYESFRSVAVVCQDATLGPVPGDCGSVRCVPYLEAPHEDGGLPPELEAFLDRGPRPVFVGFGSMPERQTGVLDRVHTALREVGARVIYQVGASARAPSSDARTFVLRRRVAHSLLFPRVRACIHHGGAGTTYSIARAGVPQIVMPQLLDQFYWGQRVHDLGLGPRPLSFTRPGRRALRGAMASVLQDARFDAEAQRSARRITPSGGSQLSALLGIHA is encoded by the coding sequence ATGAAGATCCTCCTCGCTTCGGTTGGTACCTACGGTGACGTCGGACCCCTCGTGTCCTATGGACGCGAGCTCCGGAAGAGCGGACACGAGGTGTGCCTCTGCACGACGGCCGAGTGGTCGGCGCTGGCCGAGCGGCACGGGCTAGACACGTTGCCGCTGCCAACGAGCGTGAGTCGCATGCTCGCGAGTAACGCCGACGTCATGGGCAGTCCGCTCCGCGCGACGCCCCGTCTCCTCCGCGACTTGTGCAGCTTGAGCGAGTCGATGTTCGACCCACTCCGCGCCGTGGCCGCCCGCTTCGACCGCATCGTGGGCTCCGGCGCGCAGCTCGCTGGCGTGACGGTCGCCGAGGGGATCGGGCTGCCCTACGTTCACCTGCTCCACGCCCCCAGCTGGTTTCCCTCGGGTCGCCACACGCCACCCGCGTTTCCCTTCCAGAGCGCCTCGCCCACCGTGAACGCCGCCCTCTGGCGGCTCTTCACCGCGGCCTTCCATCGCGCGACCTCGAGCGTCGTGAACCGCCAGCGCGCGACCTTCGGGCTGCGCCCCGTCGCCGATGTGTACGAGTCCTTCCGATCGGTGGCGGTGGTCTGTCAGGACGCCACGTTGGGCCCCGTCCCCGGGGACTGTGGGAGCGTGCGGTGCGTGCCGTACCTCGAGGCGCCCCACGAGGACGGAGGTCTCCCACCGGAGCTCGAGGCGTTCCTCGACCGAGGGCCTCGCCCGGTATTCGTCGGCTTCGGGAGCATGCCGGAGCGCCAGACGGGTGTGCTCGATCGCGTGCACACCGCGCTCCGTGAGGTCGGCGCGCGAGTGATCTACCAGGTGGGCGCGAGCGCACGCGCCCCGTCGAGCGACGCGCGCACGTTCGTCCTGCGTCGACGCGTGGCGCACTCGCTCCTCTTCCCACGCGTCCGCGCGTGCATCCACCACGGCGGCGCAGGCACCACCTATTCGATCGCGCGCGCCGGCGTCCCGCAGATCGTGATGCCTCAGCTCCTCGACCAGTTCTATTGGGGTCAGCGGGTGCACGATCTCGGGCTCGGGCCGCGCCCGCTCTCCTTCACGCGACCGGGTCGCCGCGCGCTCCGAGGCGCCATGGCTTCGGTGTTGCAAGACGCTCGCTTCGACGCCGAGGCCCAGCGCTCGGCGAGACGGATCACACCCTCGGGCGGCTCGCAGTTGAGCGCCCTCCTCGGAATCCACGCCTGA